The DNA sequence GATAACGTCCGTACCATAATCTCTCAATATCATCACTAGGATAAGGAATTTCGCTAATAAAGCCGTCGGTTACCAAGGGAGAGAGTGCGTTAGTAAAACTTGATTCACCGCTGTTCCAAGTAGAACTGCCCGGTATATCACCATTTCTAGAACGATATAACTCAATCGCGTTTTGCACCGACTTAAGATTTGAGACGATCTCTGTGTTCTTCGCACTTTGTCTCGCCTCCGCCAGACTAGCAAGCACCACACTCGACAGCAACCCGATGATCGCCACGATCACCATCAGCTCAATGAGCGTGAAGCCTTTTTCATCTTTCTTGTCTTTTTTCCTATTTCTTCTCCACCCCTGTTTCATTACTTCAAATTATAGCACAGCACAACGTTGATGCAGTAAAACCTGTTCACACAAATTGACGTTTTGCTCACTCGTTGATCTCATCCAAACCACCCACACCTCGTCCTAATCGGCGGGGTTTCTTTTTTAACTCAATCAATTAAAATAAAAATATGATACCTGAATTTAAATCTGATCAATACAGAAAAAAGAGAGGGGGGTACTCTCGCCTTTTCAAAATTCACTGCAAACGGTGTGATACTGAGATTTTGACATATCAAAAAGATGGCCCGGGTGTTCTTGAGAGATTGTATTTAGACAGAATTATCTCACCAAAACAATTAACTGAATTATCTAAAATAGCAATATCAAAAATATCAAATCTTATATGTCCACATTGCAAATCATGGCTTGCTGTACCGTATATCTACAAAAAAGAAAAACGAAAGGCGTATAAACTTTTTGTAGGTGCAATAAGTAAGAAAATGACCAGAATCAAAAAAGTGTCCACTGTGC is a window from the Candidatus Paceibacterota bacterium genome containing:
- a CDS encoding prepilin-type N-terminal cleavage/methylation domain-containing protein; translation: MKQGWRRNRKKDKKDEKGFTLIELMVIVAIIGLLSSVVLASLAEARQSAKNTEIVSNLKSVQNAIELYRSRNGDIPGSSTWNSGESSFTNALSPLVTDGFISEIPYPSDDIERLWYGRYPGNSYTCGGREINSYVLLIEQNPSTIGYLPNLYFNSNPLPNYKCIADN